In the Engraulis encrasicolus isolate BLACKSEA-1 chromosome 9, IST_EnEncr_1.0, whole genome shotgun sequence genome, one interval contains:
- the LOC134455312 gene encoding phospholipase A2 inhibitor and Ly6/PLAUR domain-containing protein-like, with amino-acid sequence MPPSLQDIYTTHRTLKALTIMSDAMHPAQNLMSLLPSALSLTCHQCISDGDGAPCTDSKMNCSTQCGSLRVVTYAGGQMVHDMSMKSCVLPQQCITGSFNVGLMKMVINSKCCKTDNCNAQDAPATTGDENGKECYTCTGPSCTSKMKCEGEEENCISASFPAGDQKMAVKGCASKSLCAGELAEQLGGALEDITCCQGNVCNGAGDSGPSPPIAEGGVAEIESCAAITIILSVVISLLFH; translated from the exons ATGCCcccctccctgcaagacatctacacCACCCACCGTACCCTCAAAGCCCTCACAATCATGAGCGATGCGATGCACCCAGCACAGAACCTGAtgagcctcctgccctctg cctTGTCCCTGACTTGTCACCAATGTATCTCTGATGGCGATGGAGCACCATGTACGGACAGCAAAATGAACTGCTCGACCCAGTGTGGGAGTTTGAGGGTGGTCACCTATGCTG gtGGTCAAATGGTGCACGACATGTCTATGAAAAGCTGTGTGCTCCCACAGCAATGCATCACTGGCTCTTTTAATGTGGGACTAATGAAGATGGTCATCAACAGCAAATGCTGCAAAACTGACAACTGTAATGCACAAGACGCTCCAG CGACCACTGGTGATGAGAATGGGAAGGAATGTTACACGTGCACCGGTCCCTCCTGCACAAGCAAAATGAAatgtgaaggagaagaggaaaactGCATATCTGCAAGTT TCCCTGCCGGTGACCAGAAAATGGCGGTGAAGGGCTGTGCGTCTAAGAGTTTGTGTGCTGGGGAGCTGGCTGAGCAGCTGGGTGGAGCCTTGGAAGACATTACCTGTTGCCAGGGGAACGTGTGCAATGGAGCTGGCGACAGTGGCCCAAGTCCCCCGATTGCAGAAGGAGGTGTGGCGGAGATCGAGAGTTGTGCTGCCATCACCATCATCTTGTCTGTAGTCATTTCCCTGCTCTTCCACTAA